A genome region from Coffea arabica cultivar ET-39 chromosome 7e, Coffea Arabica ET-39 HiFi, whole genome shotgun sequence includes the following:
- the LOC113702464 gene encoding uncharacterized protein isoform X1: MGLSKTEINLRRLLAAAPQQQNQAKLIHYVATLREQLEQLAEEKTNEGLPRISKARLTEYSNQIEVIAARLATPEVESIVEVTEDHSLGTSVTDAAKARESVQSPRGLRRRFGPQSITEDGSHDTVESEQSTPVKLDASSQTHIQKHRKLQEDLTDEMVHLARQLKESSLLMNQSVKNTEKLLDSTERAVEHSLASTGHANTRAAGVFSQSSKTSCFTWLLMFVMTLIFVMVVLLIRVT; this comes from the exons ATGGGTTTGAGCAAAACAGAGATCAATTTGAGGAGGTTACTGGCAGCTGCCCCACAGCAACAGAATCAGGCAAAGCTCATACAT TATGTTGCCACGTTACGAGAGCAACTGGAGCAATTGGCTGAAGAGAAGACTAACGAAGGATTACCAAG GATTTCAAAAGCTAGGCTGACTGAGTATTCTAACCAAATTGAAGTTATTGCTGCCAGATTAGCTACCCCTGAGGTGGAG TCTATAGTGGAAGTAACCGAGGACCATTCTCTTGGAACTTCTGTCACTGATGCAGCTAAAGCCAGGGAAAGTGTTCAATCCCCAAGAGGATTAAGGAGGAGATTTGG GCCCCAGTCTATTACTGAAGATGGGTCTCATGATACTGTAGAATCCGAGCAATCAACGCCAGTCAAATTGGATGCTTCTTCACAAACACATATTCAGAAACACAG GAAGCTTCAAGAGGATTTAACTGATGAAATGGTTCACTTGGCACGGCAACTCAAAGAAAGTAGTCTGTTGATGAATCAATCTGTCAAAAACACTGAGAAA CTACTTGATTCGACAGAAAGAGCAGTTGAACATAGTTTAGCCAGCACAGGGCATGCTAATACTCGGGCCGCAGGCGTGTTTTCCCAGAGTTCCAAGACCTCGTGTTTCACATGGCTCCTGATGTTTGTCATGACTCTTATCTTCGTAATGGTCGTGCTGCTTATCCGCGTTACCTAG
- the LOC113702464 gene encoding uncharacterized protein isoform X2, with product MCKDLSSPTVYWYVATLREQLEQLAEEKTNEGLPRISKARLTEYSNQIEVIAARLATPEVESIVEVTEDHSLGTSVTDAAKARESVQSPRGLRRRFGPQSITEDGSHDTVESEQSTPVKLDASSQTHIQKHRKLQEDLTDEMVHLARQLKESSLLMNQSVKNTEKLLDSTERAVEHSLASTGHANTRAAGVFSQSSKTSCFTWLLMFVMTLIFVMVVLLIRVT from the exons ATGTGTAAAGACCTCTCAAGTCCAACTGTGTATTGG TATGTTGCCACGTTACGAGAGCAACTGGAGCAATTGGCTGAAGAGAAGACTAACGAAGGATTACCAAG GATTTCAAAAGCTAGGCTGACTGAGTATTCTAACCAAATTGAAGTTATTGCTGCCAGATTAGCTACCCCTGAGGTGGAG TCTATAGTGGAAGTAACCGAGGACCATTCTCTTGGAACTTCTGTCACTGATGCAGCTAAAGCCAGGGAAAGTGTTCAATCCCCAAGAGGATTAAGGAGGAGATTTGG GCCCCAGTCTATTACTGAAGATGGGTCTCATGATACTGTAGAATCCGAGCAATCAACGCCAGTCAAATTGGATGCTTCTTCACAAACACATATTCAGAAACACAG GAAGCTTCAAGAGGATTTAACTGATGAAATGGTTCACTTGGCACGGCAACTCAAAGAAAGTAGTCTGTTGATGAATCAATCTGTCAAAAACACTGAGAAA CTACTTGATTCGACAGAAAGAGCAGTTGAACATAGTTTAGCCAGCACAGGGCATGCTAATACTCGGGCCGCAGGCGTGTTTTCCCAGAGTTCCAAGACCTCGTGTTTCACATGGCTCCTGATGTTTGTCATGACTCTTATCTTCGTAATGGTCGTGCTGCTTATCCGCGTTACCTAG